The genomic window GGAAATAGCGCGATAGACTCGACTCTTCTAGAGACAAGCAAATCGGTCGTCCGTGGGGGCAGGTGCGGGGATGGCGGGTACGCTGCCACTGATTCAGGAGCGTTTGCATATCTGGTAAAGCCAGGGGCGTACCGTTGCGAATAGCCGTACGGCAGGCCGTTGCTACCAGCGCTGTATCCAAGTCGCTCCCAAGGCTGAGTTCCAGCAATGCCTCTGCACAATCCTCCCGTTTCGCTAGGCGAGCCGGAGCCGTGCGAATCGCCCACAGGTTTTCGCCAAAGGGTTCTAGGTCAAGGCCAATGTGCTGGAGCTGGGTTTGCTGAGCAGAGGAAAGGGCTTCGAGCAGGATCGGAGGTTCCAGCGGCACTAATTCCCAGCGATCGCGCAACTGTTCGTAAATCACCCGCTCATGGGCAATGTGCTGTTCCACCAGGGAAATGCCGCCCGGATGTTCGCAAACGATGTAGGTGTTATGCAACTGGGCGATCGCCGTTAGCGTTCCATCCTCAGTGATGTCTAGAACAGAGTCAGAGATTTGGCGCGATGACTCGTAAATCCCCTCCTGTTCTGCCAGCTTAATCAACTGCTGCGTCCGACTGCCCTGACTGGCTAGATCGGTGGTATTGACCTGCATGGCTTGGGCGATCGCCTGCTGCACCGTCGCCTGCCACTGTTCCCCGTCCCGCAGATACACCTCCGATTTAGCCGGATGGCGGTTCCAGTCCACTTGGCTGGTATCTACCCGCAAATGGAGAAAGCAGACGGGATAGCGATCGCGCGGTAGGCTGCGGCGCAGGGTCGAGAGAATGGTCTGTTCCAATTCTGGGTGCTGCACGACCCGCCCATTCACGGCAATCCGAATCCAGTCCGGGCGGCGACGGTGGCAGCGGTCGGGCAATCCCAACACTAAAACTGATTTGTCCGGGACAGAATCGCCTAGAGTCGCAAACGCCAGTTCCGCTAAGTCTGACGGACGCACCTCCTTGAGGACTTGCGGCAGGATCGCACCCGGCGATGCACTTCCCCAAATGGCAAACCAGGGGCGATCGCCCTGTTCCACTTGCCAAGTCACCTGCGGATAACAGAGGGCAATGTTTTGAATCATCTGTTGGATGCGGCGCAGTTGTTGGGAGGGGCTGGGTAGATTTTGTCGTCGCGTCGGCCACTGGGCAAATAAATCCTGAACTGTAACCACGGTTCCACGGGCGATCGCCACTGGATCAAGGGCTAAAATCTGTCCCTGAGCGTTATAGCGAGCCTGCCAACCGGAATCTTGATCCTGACCATAGCTGCAAATCTCTAACGAAGCGAGCTGCGCCAAACTATGCAGTGCTTCTCCCCGAAATCCCAAGCTGGTGACTCGATTCAGATCGTCCCTGGCCGCAATCTTGCTGGTGCTATGGGGCAAGGCAGCCTGCTGCAAATCCTCTGGCGACATGCCCATGCCATCATCTGCGACCCGCACCCGCCACAGCTCTGGCGCGACCGAAATGACCAGTCGTGACGCACCAGCATCAATCGCGTTTTCGGCCAATTCCCGCACCACAGCCGCGAGGGAGTCAATGACCTCTCCGGCAGCAATGAGATGCACAATGTCGGTGGATAGGGGCTGAATTTTTGAGGCCATGCCTCCCAGTGTAGCGATCGCCCAAGCTGAAGCGGCGGGAAATTTCTAGGTTCGTGCAAGGTCATGCGCGAGATTAAAAATTCTGCTTTTCTTGACGAGCCCCCTTGGTCATCCCCAGAGTTCGATGATATAAAGTATGTGAAGTAATGCAACACTTGGCATAGGTTTGCCTAGATCTCAAACTCCTTTAACGAAATGGGATTTAGGATGGTCGGAGGGAACGCCCGTTTTACTCCGGTCGTTGATCTGAGCGTCGGCTATGTTGGGAGTAGTGTACTGAGGCAACACATTTCGTAGGCCGCCTCTCCATCACTGCTGGTGTGTTGCTGGTCCGCCCTCATTTCGCAAGGGCACCAAGAATCTAAACCACTGATATTCAATAACAACGCCATTTCGCATCGGTCGAGGAGGAAAAAGCTGTGTCTGTTGAAACCCTTGAAAAGCGTTCAACTGTCCGTAAGCACGCGCCCCGGTACAAGGTTTTGCTGCATAACGACGACTTTAACTCGATGGAATATGTCGTCCAGGTGTTGATGCAAACCGTTGCCAGTTTGACCCAACCCCAAGCGGTCAACATCATGATGGAAGCCCACACGAACGGTCAGGCATTGGTCATCACCTGCGCCCAAGAACACGCAGAATTTTATTGCGAATCCCTCAAAATGCACGGTCTCAGCAGTACGATTGAGCCTGACGAGTAATTGTTTCAAATCCGTTGAAATTACGCCTTGCCTCTCTCCAATACCAACCTGCCCCGGTTCGGATTGGGATGTTTTTGATGTTGATGGCGATCGCCTGGTTACCCATTGCCGGACTGCTGCTGCTAACGATTCCGAACGCCAACACCGCTAACATCGTGGCGATGGTGGTTTTATTCTTTGGTTTTCTGGGATGGGTCAACCTTTGGGGACAGCGGGTTCATCACACGTCCCGGAGTTTCCAGCGCTATGGCCTAGTTTGGAATGGTCGGGGTATTCAGGTCACACTCCTAGGACTGGCGATAGGCATAGTCAGCCTGAGTCTGCTGGTGGTTGTAGAGTCCTGGCTCGGTTGGCTGACCCTCGACTTTTCGGTGCTGCCCGGTGGTGTGGTCGCGTCGGGTCTACTGGTGGGCTTGGGGGTTGGCTTTGCCGAGGAATTATTCTTTCGGGGATGGCTTCTGGATGAGCTTCAGCGGGATTATTCGGCAGCGAAATGCCTTTGGGTGAATAGCATCATTTTTGCCGTGCTGCATTTTCTCAAGCCACTGAGCGAGGTCATCCGCACGGCTCCTGCGTTTCCTGGCTTGGTACTCCTGGGTATAACGCTGGTTTGGGTCAAATGGGTGTCCTCTGCTTGGGATCCGCGATCGCCCAATGGGTACTTAGGATTTCCCGTGGGACTGCATGCGGTGCTAGTCTGGACATCCTACATGCTCTACGTGGGCAATGTGGTCAAGATGCGAGATGCTGTTCCCACCTGGATAACGGGCATTGATAATAATCCTCTCGCAGGCTTAATGGGGTTTAGTTTTTTAGCCGTTTTGGCCTGGTTCATTCGCGGGCGATCGCACCCCCCCAAGCGCTTACCCCAAAGTGCCCCGTAATCCTGGAATGGTCGTTCTCTCTGTCCATTTGCTATGGTACGGTTATTCCAGGCCAGTCCGGCAGTGATTGTGTCCACCCTAGCACTCGATTAGCGCATCCGGTTTCGGTAGTTGAGCATCCTATGTCCACGAATATTGAGTCTTACAGCGCCTTACCTCCAGCGGTTCAGCGAATTGTGCGATCGCTCCAGATATCAGGTTGGCTCGGATTCTGGATCCAAATTATTTTGAGTGTTATCTCGCTGCTGGTTTTAATTTTTTCCAAGGTCATCTTGCAGCTTGACCGCACCCCGACAGGACAGCCGATTACGAATCCCGGATCGGGCATTGGTTTAGCCTTTGCGCTGCTCGGCAACCTAGTATTACTAGGTGGAGCATACTGGTCGTTTCGCTATACTCGCCTATCGCGACAGCTTCAATCGTCCGATTCGTTAACCCGACCTAACCCTAGCGCGGTGGTTCAGGCCATTAAGCTGGGAGTCGGAATTAATCTAATTGGGATGTTGCTCACTCTAATGAGTGCTGAAGCACTGATTGGCGCACTCTTTGCAAAGGCACTTTCCCAACCCCAGAGCGGTGTAGCGTTTTACGAGCGGATTACCCAGGCGATCCAGCCCATCGATATTTTGATTGTGCAAGCCAATACCAACATCATCCTGGCGCATTTTGTCGGCCTGTGCGCCTCGCTGTGGCTGGTGCGTGCTATGAGTCGGGCTTAGGGCTAGCGGCGATCGCCCGATACAAAGCGTTCAATACCCGCCAAATCAGCATGAATTTGAATGTGGCGATACTGTCCGATGTGTCCTAGGATCTGAGCCACATCTTGCGCCTGTCCCTGCATCAGTTCCACTAGCCACAATCCACCGGATCTCAAGTACTTCGGCGCAGTCGTTGCCAGATGGCGAATGCAGTCCAGCCCATCCTGTCCCCCATCGAGAGCTGCATGGGGTTCATGGCGCACCACTTCAGGTTGCAGCGTGTTCACCACATCGGTCGGGATATAGGGAGGGTTGGATACACAGCCGCTTACCTGTCCCTCTAGCCCCTGAATCGGATCAAACCAGGAGCCAACATAAAACTGGATGCGATCGCCCAATCCGTTTTGTTGGGCGTTTTGCTGGGCAATGGCGATCGCCGCCGGACTCTGATCAATGGCGTGAATCGTGGCCTGGGGTAGAGTTTCGGCCAGTCCTAGGGCGATCGCACCACTGCCTGTGCCTAAATCAACCCAGTGCCCCCGCTGCAAGTCAGGATGAGCACGAACCTGTGCCTGCACAATGTCGATGATCAATTCCGTTTCCGGTCGGGGAATCAAGACATCCGGGGTCACGGTCAGGGAAAACTTGCGCCACGGAGCCACACCCACCAAATATTGCACCGGAACCCGTTGATTTAACCGCTGCTGCCAGAGAGCATCTAGATCGGAGAGCGATCGCGCCACCCCGACTTGCGGCTGAGTCTGAAACGTTCCCAACCGCAGCGCCAAAGCGTCCAGATCAGCCAGAGCCTGAAGAAACCAGTCCAATTCATAAAGAGGCACGCCAGCCTCAAGTGATTGCTGACGTGCCTGCTGATACCATGTCCAGAGTTGTTGCCCTGGAATCGAAAGCGATGGCATGGGTTCGAGAGAAGTCACTAAATGCGCGATCGCTACGGTTGCTGGTTTTGTTCCTGGAGCGATTGCACGTAGTCTAGGGTTTCACGGGGAGGAATGAGCAACAACTGATTAAAATCAGGATCGTCGGTAGACTGCATCGCGCTAATTAATCCTTCTAGATTAATCACCTGGATATCCATACTCCCAGCTAATGCTGGCTGGGATTGAGTTAGACGATCGAGCATGGTCTGTAACTCTTCTTGTTTGAAGAACACAGGAATCACCTCTTGATCATCCTGCTGCATGGTCAGGTATCCACCTGAGCCTGATGTAGAGCGAGCGATGAAGAGGGGTACACCTTGAAATTCGTCTGTCGAGATATCTTCCCCGTCTTCGCGCAAAATTTCAACAGCGGTTTCTACTTCGTTTTGCATAGGCACAAACACGAAATCGAGCTCATCCCCCTGGTTCGCAACAGCGATGTCGTATACCTCTGCTAAAGAGACAGGCACAACGCGAACTTGCTCTGCTAAGTCTGGATTTCCTTGCTGCAAACCTGCTAGAAAGCTTTCTGCATCGGCGCGGCTAATAAAAATGCCAGTAACGGCTGCCCCATCCTCACCGTCGGGAGCAGAGATTAAAGGCGAACCGTTTGCATCAGTAATCGTGAAAACGGGAACCGTTTGCAGCGTTTCTTTAATCTCATCATCGGTTAGAGCGACCGCAGCCGGATTAAAGGCAAGCAACGCCCCCATGAGCGTGCTGCTGACTAGTCCAAGCGTGGCACCTAAGCGAACAAATGATTTCATAAGTTACTCCTGTTAATAAGGCTATACATTGCTTGAGCAACGTAGTTTCTTTGCACGACAGCCCCTATGCCACAGCACATGAACAAAATTACAGGAACTCTCTAGCTCCAAAATTTTCATCTATGCTACCTCTAAACAAAATCCCTTGGGGTTCCACAGCTAATCTCCCATAATCAGAACTTGAGGTTTAAAGGTACTTGCTGCTGCGGCTGCATTTTAAATCGACTTTAGGATTGTAATATCCAACTGCGACTTTCACCATCGGGATTCACGATCTCTGACCAGTCCCATTTTGAAATAGTTCCACGTAGAGGTGAAGTTCTCGGGTATGGGAGAACCACTGCCCAACCATGGCTAAACCATGCGAGGCCAGCATTGGATAACTCCCATAGACCATCGCTCAATCAGACGATTGTCTTAAACCTAGCTAAACTAGTACTGATGGCATATTCACTAATCGGGATGACAGGATTTGAACCTGCGACATCCTGCTCCCAAAGCAGGCGCGCTACCAAGCTGCGCTACATCCCGTTTCGTCCTTAGTATAGCGGTTTTCTGTCCGTAATTGACAACTCCATCTATGCGCGATCGCATTTCATCTCAAAATTGGAAGATTATTGACCTACCTGGCATTAGTGCACGCGACTGCCAAAAGCTTGGGTCATTGGGTATTCACACGACTTTTGATCTACTACAAGAGGCCAAGACGCGATCGCAACGCATTGATCTAGCGGCGAAACTCCAAGTTCACCCCCATCATCTCCAAAAATGGATTGCCTTAGCCGATTTAGCGCGGATACCGAGTGTGGGCTGCCAGTACTGTGGTCTATTGTTGCATTCTGGAATTATATCCCCCAGCCAACTTAGCACCACACCTGCTTCTCGTCTCCATCGCCAGGTTCTCAAACTCTACGTCGCAACGCTGCAGCGTAATGACCTATGCCCATCGGCCGGAGAGGTAACCCGTTGGATTCAGCAGGCGCGTTGGATTGCTCAACCTACCTCCGAATCCCGACAAATCCCCTAATTGGGATACCAAAACATGCCCTTGATGCCCTCCGGATCGGACATGAAGCCCAATCCTTGATAAAACCCAACAACTTGGGGATCGGCAAACAGCGTGATATTGCTGATATCCTCATTTCTGAGCTTCTCAATCATTTTCTTCATCAGCTTCTTGCCCAAGCCTTTGCCCTGATAATCAGGATGAACCACAACATCCCAGATCGTGGCGTTGAATGCATGATCCGACGTTGCGCGCGAGAAACCAATCAATCGGCGTTGGGCTCCCCGCTTTTCCCACATTGAGATCACTAGAAAACTATGCTGAATTGCCTTCCGCACTTTACGAAGCGGACGACGGGACCAGCCTACCGCATCGCAAAGCTCTTCCAAATCATAAAGATCAATATCGCGATCGACGCTAAACACAATGTGGACCTCATTCGAGGTCGGTGCATTCAGCGCAACAGGCTCTTCAAGAGTGGATCCACTAGAAGAGGTTGGCGTTTCCGAGGACGTGAACAAGCTTTTCCAAAAACCCATGCAGGCGCGGATCGATATAGAAGTGAGACAGCAATACTAGTTAGTATATCGTTCGTACTCTACTCCCATCGCGCAGATCTGCGAATCTTCAGAAGATTGCATCATAGAGCAATGCTCAGCGCTATTCTGGGAACAATAGAGGAATAACAAAGCTATATGGGACGCAACATTCGGTAAGCCCCTAAATTCTGCCTTGAAGCGTCCAGATGTTTATAAAATCGATTTTACAGAGCGGAAAACCTATATCTCAGTCAAGCTCAGTCAGGTTGTTAGCCAAGTATGGCAAGACCCTCTAGGTTTGGTGGTGATCATGGGTGCTGGTTGGACTCAATGACGATGCAGACAATATCTAGGTGTTTCGTGCTTTGGGGTTTCTTAAATCTCGTCTAATTCCAAATTGATTGTGCAAGCGCTGTTAAGGATTGTCAAAATCCTCACCCCTATTCAATCGACAATTGACTTGGAGTGAATCTACTCCTGAGAACTGTATGGCTCTGCAGCAAACGGTAGAGATGGGCAAAATCCCTACATTGCGGCGATCGGCCGAATAACAGCCAAAATCATTGCAGTTTTTATGAAGGAAGGACACCCCTCCAAAACTACATTTCCACGCAGATCCCGTTCGCATACCTGAAAGGACGTCACAGGCTCGATGTTGAAAACTATGGCTCCGCCCTTGAAAGCATCCACCCTAGAACTGCTGAAACGTTTCAACCGTGCCTTTCCGCAGTTCTATGAACAGTTTGTTAGTAGCGACATTCAAATCCAGAATCTGAAACTAGCCTACCAACTTTACAAAACTCGGCAAGTCGTTATCGATCTCAAGCCTGACAACGGTAAGATGGCTCTGCATTTTGCCTACCGAAACCAGTCCTTTCTACTAAGCGATATTTTCGGTGTTTTGGCTGCCTATGGTTTAACGATTCACAGCCTCAGCTTATACGGTCAGATTTATCCTCCCATGCTAGTGTTCATTAAACTGATCGTGTCACGGGGAGGCAAAGTTCTCACAGAGAATACAGCCGACAATGTGCGTCGAGCAATCCGAGAAGCCTTAGCCGGACGCTTTGAAGTTGAAGAAATGCTGGCGGTGGAATTTAACCTGGATGCAGGGTTAGAGCAGGTCGAAACCGAGTTTTATGTTGATCCTGTTTTTCACCTACCTGCCTTGCTGATTGAAGCGGACAACCAACCGGGGCTTTTCTACAAGGTCATGTATGCCATCTGGCAGGAAGATTTGTTAGTGGTGAATGCTAACTTGCTGGTTTGGCGAGGACGAACTCGGCTCATCCTGTATTTACTGGGTCCCAATGAAAGCTTAATCCCAGAGTATCTAGGACAGAAAATTGCAGACGGTGTTCGTCAGCGTCTCCTGGGAAGACAACTTTGAGGATTTAGGGTTGCGGTATGGGGCTGTTCCCTAGTTTTAGCGTCCTAGGGCATTCCATCCGAGGACGCTAGCATGCCCATCTCCGCTGTATTGGATATGGCAAAACAGTGAATGAGTATAAATACTAATATAATTTTTTCAAATAGATCTCGAGGTGTTTTTGTTGACGACTTATGGAAACGGTTGATAATGTTAATAAATATTTCAACACTTACCAATCGTAATCGTTGACGTTGCAAACACCGTTAGGAAGGCATAGGGAAAATTATGGGGGCTAGCGTATTTACGCAAGACAGGGAATGGCTCGCAGGCGTTGGTGCAGGAGAATTAGTAGCTGCGCCACTGACGGTATTCTGTGATTTTGATGGCCCCATCATGGATGTGTCCGATCGCTACTACTACACTTACTGTTCGGCGATCGCCCATGTGAAAGAATCTCTTGCATCTACAGACTTGGATGCGTTCCATGCTATTCAGCTCCTTTCTAAGTCGGTGTTTTGGGATCTGAAGCAAAATCGGGCTCCGGATTTAGAAATTGCAATGCGATCGGGCTTAAAGCCGTCGCACATGGATCAATTTACAGGGCATGTTCAGTCTATTGTGAATCAACCGAGCCTGTTGTCCCATGACAAGCTGCAAACGGGGGGTCGAT from Synechococcales cyanobacterium T60_A2020_003 includes these protein-coding regions:
- the mutL gene encoding DNA mismatch repair endonuclease MutL, whose translation is MASKIQPLSTDIVHLIAAGEVIDSLAAVVRELAENAIDAGASRLVISVAPELWRVRVADDGMGMSPEDLQQAALPHSTSKIAARDDLNRVTSLGFRGEALHSLAQLASLEICSYGQDQDSGWQARYNAQGQILALDPVAIARGTVVTVQDLFAQWPTRRQNLPSPSQQLRRIQQMIQNIALCYPQVTWQVEQGDRPWFAIWGSASPGAILPQVLKEVRPSDLAELAFATLGDSVPDKSVLVLGLPDRCHRRRPDWIRIAVNGRVVQHPELEQTILSTLRRSLPRDRYPVCFLHLRVDTSQVDWNRHPAKSEVYLRDGEQWQATVQQAIAQAMQVNTTDLASQGSRTQQLIKLAEQEGIYESSRQISDSVLDITEDGTLTAIAQLHNTYIVCEHPGGISLVEQHIAHERVIYEQLRDRWELVPLEPPILLEALSSAQQTQLQHIGLDLEPFGENLWAIRTAPARLAKREDCAEALLELSLGSDLDTALVATACRTAIRNGTPLALPDMQTLLNQWQRTRHPRTCPHGRPICLSLEESSLSRYF
- the clpS gene encoding ATP-dependent Clp protease adapter ClpS yields the protein MSVETLEKRSTVRKHAPRYKVLLHNDDFNSMEYVVQVLMQTVASLTQPQAVNIMMEAHTNGQALVITCAQEHAEFYCESLKMHGLSSTIEPDE
- a CDS encoding CPBP family intramembrane metalloprotease codes for the protein MFLMLMAIAWLPIAGLLLLTIPNANTANIVAMVVLFFGFLGWVNLWGQRVHHTSRSFQRYGLVWNGRGIQVTLLGLAIGIVSLSLLVVVESWLGWLTLDFSVLPGGVVASGLLVGLGVGFAEELFFRGWLLDELQRDYSAAKCLWVNSIIFAVLHFLKPLSEVIRTAPAFPGLVLLGITLVWVKWVSSAWDPRSPNGYLGFPVGLHAVLVWTSYMLYVGNVVKMRDAVPTWITGIDNNPLAGLMGFSFLAVLAWFIRGRSHPPKRLPQSAP
- a CDS encoding DUF3611 family protein; protein product: MSTNIESYSALPPAVQRIVRSLQISGWLGFWIQIILSVISLLVLIFSKVILQLDRTPTGQPITNPGSGIGLAFALLGNLVLLGGAYWSFRYTRLSRQLQSSDSLTRPNPSAVVQAIKLGVGINLIGMLLTLMSAEALIGALFAKALSQPQSGVAFYERITQAIQPIDILIVQANTNIILAHFVGLCASLWLVRAMSRA
- the prmC gene encoding peptide chain release factor N(5)-glutamine methyltransferase, giving the protein MPSLSIPGQQLWTWYQQARQQSLEAGVPLYELDWFLQALADLDALALRLGTFQTQPQVGVARSLSDLDALWQQRLNQRVPVQYLVGVAPWRKFSLTVTPDVLIPRPETELIIDIVQAQVRAHPDLQRGHWVDLGTGSGAIALGLAETLPQATIHAIDQSPAAIAIAQQNAQQNGLGDRIQFYVGSWFDPIQGLEGQVSGCVSNPPYIPTDVVNTLQPEVVRHEPHAALDGGQDGLDCIRHLATTAPKYLRSGGLWLVELMQGQAQDVAQILGHIGQYRHIQIHADLAGIERFVSGDRR
- a CDS encoding DUF4332 domain-containing protein; translation: MRDRISSQNWKIIDLPGISARDCQKLGSLGIHTTFDLLQEAKTRSQRIDLAAKLQVHPHHLQKWIALADLARIPSVGCQYCGLLLHSGIISPSQLSTTPASRLHRQVLKLYVATLQRNDLCPSAGEVTRWIQQARWIAQPTSESRQIP
- a CDS encoding GNAT family N-acetyltransferase, which translates into the protein MGFWKSLFTSSETPTSSSGSTLEEPVALNAPTSNEVHIVFSVDRDIDLYDLEELCDAVGWSRRPLRKVRKAIQHSFLVISMWEKRGAQRRLIGFSRATSDHAFNATIWDVVVHPDYQGKGLGKKLMKKMIEKLRNEDISNITLFADPQVVGFYQGLGFMSDPEGIKGMFWYPN